From Sporosarcina sp. Marseille-Q4943, the proteins below share one genomic window:
- the trpC gene encoding indole-3-glycerol phosphate synthase TrpC: protein MTILEKILQTKRLEVKQLLMEERVVSCETMSKRPSLFKILRQSHRLEVISEMKRASPSKGMIAGNTDPVVQAKAYEQAGAACISVLTDSTFFKGSFDDLAAVAEAVRTPLLCKDFIIHEVQIDRAKQAGASVILLIVAALDDASLERLHIYATDQGLEVLVEVHDANELNRALAVDAKLIGVNNRDLRTFEVDIARTEEVAMHFPFNEDRVFISESGIMDEEDASRAAAAGASAILVGESLMRSASVEDSLRSLQVPKAGVPL, encoded by the coding sequence ATGACGATATTAGAAAAGATTTTACAGACAAAACGGCTCGAAGTGAAGCAACTCTTAATGGAGGAACGTGTCGTTTCATGTGAAACAATGTCGAAAAGGCCTTCTCTTTTTAAAATTTTACGGCAGTCACATCGATTGGAAGTCATTTCGGAAATGAAACGCGCTTCGCCTTCGAAGGGAATGATAGCCGGGAATACGGATCCGGTCGTGCAGGCAAAGGCGTATGAGCAAGCAGGGGCGGCGTGCATCTCGGTGTTGACGGATTCAACCTTTTTTAAAGGTTCCTTTGACGACTTGGCCGCGGTAGCTGAAGCTGTCCGAACACCGCTGCTCTGTAAGGATTTCATCATTCATGAAGTGCAGATCGACCGTGCAAAACAAGCAGGTGCATCCGTCATCTTGCTCATCGTGGCGGCGCTCGATGATGCATCGCTCGAAAGGCTTCACATCTATGCGACGGATCAAGGGCTCGAAGTGCTCGTGGAAGTCCATGATGCAAATGAATTGAACCGTGCATTAGCGGTGGATGCAAAACTGATTGGCGTCAATAACCGTGATCTACGGACGTTCGAAGTGGATATCGCAAGGACGGAAGAGGTTGCAATGCATTTTCCGTTTAATGAAGACCGCGTGTTCATTAGTGAAAGCGGCATTATGGATGAGGAAGATGCTAGTCGGGCAGCGGCTGCGGGGGCGAGCGCAATATTAGTCGGCGAGTCGCTTATGCGGAGTGCTTCTGTTGAAGACTCGCTCCGTTCGCTTCAAGTTCCGAAGGCGGGTGTTCCACTATGA
- the trpD gene encoding anthranilate phosphoribosyltransferase yields MKNYTRKVEEGLNLRYEEMEDAANQMFSDEADIEEIAAFLIALSKKGETATEVGALASVMTSHAVGLDVPEARYLDNCGTGGDGSNSFNISTTSAFVLAGAGVKVAKHGNRKITSAAGSQDALDALGIHCNFTPDDMGRMLREEGIAFLFAPIVHPKMKKIGEARRKIGKPTIFNLVGPLTNPITLQTQFTGINRPDFIMEYASVMRMLGRDRAIVVSGAGGMDEASLAGQNSFVLMDKGDLIPFSLTAEDVGLAYAPHSAIRGGSPEENAAMIHSVLQGERGPRFDTVVFNAGLGLFANGVADSIQEGIERATDSILSGNALQKLEAVVEFSEKIGQEAMAR; encoded by the coding sequence GTGAAAAACTATACGAGAAAAGTAGAGGAAGGCCTTAACTTACGATATGAAGAGATGGAGGATGCGGCGAATCAAATGTTTTCGGATGAAGCGGACATAGAGGAAATCGCAGCGTTTCTTATCGCTTTATCCAAGAAAGGTGAGACGGCGACGGAAGTTGGGGCATTGGCTTCGGTCATGACATCGCATGCAGTAGGGCTGGACGTCCCAGAAGCCCGTTATTTGGACAATTGCGGGACGGGAGGCGACGGCTCTAACTCGTTTAACATTAGCACAACGTCGGCTTTCGTCCTTGCAGGCGCCGGAGTGAAAGTGGCGAAGCATGGCAACCGGAAAATTACAAGTGCGGCAGGGAGCCAAGACGCACTCGATGCGCTTGGCATCCATTGTAATTTTACGCCGGACGACATGGGCAGGATGCTTCGGGAGGAAGGGATTGCGTTTTTATTCGCACCAATCGTCCATCCGAAAATGAAAAAGATTGGGGAGGCGCGGCGGAAAATCGGGAAGCCGACGATCTTCAACCTCGTCGGACCGTTGACGAATCCGATTACGCTACAAACCCAGTTCACGGGCATCAACCGTCCTGATTTCATTATGGAATATGCGTCCGTCATGCGGATGCTCGGAAGGGATCGAGCGATTGTCGTGTCGGGAGCTGGTGGAATGGATGAAGCATCACTCGCCGGGCAAAATTCGTTCGTCTTGATGGATAAAGGCGACTTGATTCCGTTCTCATTGACCGCGGAAGACGTCGGGCTTGCATATGCCCCACATTCCGCAATCCGCGGTGGGTCGCCGGAGGAGAATGCCGCCATGATCCACTCCGTCCTGCAAGGCGAACGGGGACCCCGTTTTGATACGGTCGTGTTCAATGCTGGCCTAGGATTGTTTGCAAACGGCGTGGCGGATTCGATACAGGAAGGAATTGAACGGGCGACCGATAGCATCCTATCAGGCAATGCGCTTCAAAAACTTGAGGCGGTCGTCGAGTTCAGTGAAAAGATTGGGCAGGAGGCGATGGCGAGATGA
- a CDS encoding anthranilate synthase component I family protein — MEKTSLRITEKKIEGDSLTPIHIFRRLQGRHRFLLESSLQHESSGRYSFIGVDPVKAYRGVNGRLEEFVYATGKSYVHEGNLFTLLKRLMPRIAEHGKYPFMGGAVGYVGYGAAGESAVQSNEKHDVYFNIYDTVIIFDHLLNEVTLLHTELRPEYAMPDLDALAELIMSGAVEEERGVSVSDYRCGISQEEFEDRVRQAQRFIEEGSVEQVVLSRKLEADIDGDPFALYRKLRKKNPSPYMYYMEFGDHIVIGASPESLVKVTDGKVLTNPIAGTRRRGRDAEEDRVLEKELRNDPKELSEHDMLVDVSKKEMETVCDPSSVRVATYMETVRYEHVMHLVSEVEGTLAHELHALDALKATLPAGTVTGSPKKVAMDVISKLEDEPRGLYGGAIGYIGLNGNIDFALTIRTMTVQDGIATVQAGAGIVKNSVPALEYKETVNKARSLLDALK; from the coding sequence ATGGAAAAGACGAGTTTGCGCATTACGGAAAAGAAAATTGAAGGGGATTCGCTGACGCCGATTCACATATTCAGACGCTTGCAAGGACGCCACCGGTTTTTATTGGAAAGCTCGTTGCAACATGAGTCGTCGGGGCGGTATTCGTTCATCGGCGTGGATCCGGTGAAGGCGTACCGTGGAGTGAATGGCCGGTTGGAAGAGTTTGTGTATGCGACGGGGAAATCGTATGTGCATGAAGGGAATTTATTCACACTCCTAAAAAGGTTGATGCCGCGAATTGCCGAGCATGGAAAATATCCGTTCATGGGCGGCGCCGTCGGGTATGTCGGATACGGCGCTGCAGGGGAATCGGCTGTTCAATCCAATGAAAAGCATGATGTGTATTTCAATATTTACGACACGGTCATCATCTTTGATCACCTCCTGAATGAAGTGACGTTGCTTCATACAGAGTTACGACCGGAGTACGCAATGCCTGACTTGGATGCGTTAGCAGAGCTAATTATGTCAGGAGCAGTTGAAGAGGAGAGAGGGGTGTCGGTTTCCGATTATCGATGCGGGATTTCACAGGAAGAATTTGAAGACCGGGTCAGGCAAGCGCAAAGGTTCATTGAAGAGGGCTCCGTTGAGCAAGTCGTCCTTTCGCGCAAGCTTGAAGCGGACATAGACGGCGACCCGTTCGCGCTCTATCGGAAGCTGCGCAAAAAGAATCCGTCGCCTTATATGTACTATATGGAGTTCGGCGATCATATCGTCATCGGGGCTTCCCCTGAAAGTCTCGTCAAGGTGACAGACGGCAAGGTCCTTACAAATCCGATAGCGGGCACGCGGAGAAGGGGACGAGACGCGGAAGAGGATCGGGTGTTGGAAAAAGAACTGCGTAACGATCCGAAAGAGCTTTCGGAGCATGACATGTTAGTTGACGTAAGCAAGAAAGAGATGGAAACCGTTTGTGATCCGTCGTCCGTCCGCGTTGCAACTTATATGGAAACCGTAAGATACGAGCATGTCATGCATCTCGTTTCGGAAGTGGAAGGGACACTTGCACATGAATTGCATGCACTCGATGCGTTGAAGGCGACGCTGCCGGCGGGAACGGTTACGGGATCGCCAAAAAAGGTTGCGATGGATGTCATTTCGAAGTTGGAAGACGAGCCGCGCGGGTTGTATGGAGGAGCGATCGGTTATATCGGATTGAACGGCAATATCGATTTTGCATTGACGATCCGGACGATGACAGTGCAAGACGGGATAGCAACCGTCCAAGCGGGAGCGGGAATTGTGAAGAATTCCGTGCCGGCATTGGAATATAAGGAGACAGTGAACAAAGCCCGTTCTTTATTAGATGCTTTGAAATAA
- the rluF gene encoding 23S rRNA pseudouridine(2604) synthase RluF yields the protein MRINKYLSEAGIVSRRGADKWIEDGRVTINGQPAELGSRVETGDEVRVDGKPVKTEEQLVYIALNKPVGITSTTERHIEGNVVDFVNHPLRIFHIGRLDKDSDGLLLLTNDGDIVNEILREEHGHEKEYIVTVDRPITKEFIKNMESGVKILDTITKPCKVKQLGPCKFNITLTQGLNRQIRRMCSALGYNVRRLQRTRIMNIQLGNLPIGQWRDLTEKELKEMYRMLDYEPKR from the coding sequence ATGCGAATCAATAAATATTTAAGCGAAGCGGGCATCGTTTCCAGGCGCGGCGCGGACAAATGGATCGAAGATGGGCGTGTAACAATCAATGGCCAGCCCGCTGAACTCGGAAGCAGAGTCGAAACAGGAGATGAAGTTCGTGTCGACGGCAAACCCGTGAAAACAGAGGAGCAACTCGTCTATATCGCCCTTAATAAACCCGTCGGCATCACGAGCACGACCGAACGCCATATCGAAGGGAATGTCGTCGATTTCGTCAATCACCCGCTCCGCATTTTCCATATCGGACGGCTCGACAAAGATTCCGACGGTTTGCTGCTTCTAACGAATGACGGCGACATCGTGAATGAAATCCTACGCGAAGAACACGGACACGAAAAAGAATATATCGTCACCGTTGACCGTCCAATTACGAAAGAATTCATTAAAAACATGGAATCCGGTGTCAAAATCCTCGACACAATCACGAAACCATGCAAAGTGAAACAACTCGGCCCCTGCAAATTCAACATCACATTGACACAAGGTCTGAACCGCCAAATCCGACGCATGTGCTCGGCACTCGGCTACAACGTCAGACGCCTCCAGCGCACACGCATCATGAACATCCAACTCGGCAACTTACCGATCGGACAATGGCGCGACTTGACGGAAAAGGAACTTAAAGAGATGTACCGGATGCTTGATTATGAGCCGAAAAGGTGA
- a CDS encoding SurA N-terminal domain-containing protein: MKKIMFTLITGLLAIVLVACGGNDESSEAGNNKAKTAENEQQEQMEEMQKNLEAQQIDEDKTVAIVNDKEILGSDYNIALASIQGQMQQMGQDPTSKEAAEQVKNQTIDSLVGQTLLLQEADKKSYKASEAAINKQLDEIKSQFKTEKEFKATLEKFGMDMKTLETQIADDIKIKQYVEKEVPASKISDEEIQQMYDQYAEQGKSAGQEVPKLEEIKPQIEQSLHQQKQQEKLNQHVDKLKKNAAINIKI, encoded by the coding sequence ATGAAAAAAATAATGTTTACATTAATCACCGGTCTACTGGCCATTGTTTTAGTGGCATGCGGGGGAAATGACGAAAGTTCAGAAGCAGGTAATAATAAAGCAAAAACAGCGGAAAATGAACAGCAAGAACAAATGGAAGAAATGCAAAAGAACTTAGAAGCACAGCAAATAGATGAAGATAAAACTGTTGCCATAGTGAATGATAAAGAGATTTTAGGAAGCGACTATAATATCGCTTTAGCATCTATACAAGGACAAATGCAGCAAATGGGACAAGATCCGACTTCTAAAGAAGCTGCAGAGCAAGTGAAAAACCAAACAATTGACAGCTTAGTCGGACAAACTCTTCTTCTTCAAGAGGCGGATAAAAAAAGCTATAAAGCTTCGGAGGCAGCTATTAACAAGCAGCTGGACGAAATAAAAAGTCAGTTTAAAACGGAAAAAGAATTCAAAGCAACTCTTGAAAAATTCGGCATGGACATGAAAACACTCGAAACTCAAATAGCTGACGATATTAAAATTAAACAGTACGTTGAGAAAGAAGTGCCGGCTAGCAAAATAAGTGATGAAGAAATTCAACAAATGTATGATCAATATGCGGAACAAGGAAAGAGTGCTGGACAAGAAGTTCCAAAGCTTGAAGAAATAAAACCACAAATAGAACAATCTCTACATCAGCAAAAACAGCAGGAAAAACTTAATCAGCACGTTGACAAGCTAAAGAAAAATGCGGCAATTAACATCAAGATTTAA
- a CDS encoding ABC transporter permease subunit → MSLLKFELKKIWRQKKFVWLLVIVLLTVGWFFYQNKIEQDLMSKEAEEKILQVVLKVDQLYAQLLPLNRENKLTEVQAEQFDILNNMATVTFQWKSAIYGKRWDEIPLVENEFYSLLEKYENTGGLFTALEGVEREKAIDKNAYLVKRDLPYANETDPVSPALQMSETTPILLGPAGLLLLLLLFGNAYTSEKEQQTLLMLRTQSLRRRELLLAKYAGLLTVTFFYLVFVAIGGWLIPVIFGDTFNDLLYPKFLETGDSFAIIPIWQHLVNLTTLFVAAGAVLFAVLLFIGTQLRSSFSTIMLTGFLTMIGAVLTDALPIIQTPWNPFQLFRAERFLTEMPTDPIWLYAVAAILWSGLLLVATIFLREGERGLFKAAEELKPYHKGKMTHLRSVLNNSLFEWRKSKRRGLVRQSLIVLFIAAIVGYFYFAEQAKEKETEALERLASIVEDAENETGLISYFMEAIEEMEKQVAEANARGEDGDFIFGHNIEYFNEYIDAAREEAALAGRALEAYENKDWTPLYEYQLFNDHRYLESLKEAKKHNYDPLTIFGYETAIAQKEWMKKHHIQPVFAGTYIPNIHDQWKEEHRKEKKWNEQANRKVDHSGLFSLFMYFRDYLYFIPLILFLILVGAGLSGERGKRPTLQLLETLPITKRSLFLGKVLFSSVVAIGSAIGIFLFAVLVGTVFNRFGDWMYPVLHYHSRKEFQSFDFTGQRAFEGGYHFMPLGEYLLKSLLLYVCIALFLLALTNVLGLFIRQPLVVYALTGLIGVSGYLLSWKLDDFAQYSPFLYVNIPKIVNGEILTLLNNPAISVYMGCAMLLGATVFLLGVAYLGLSFEKRFVKKGRAVTVTA, encoded by the coding sequence ATGAGCTTGTTGAAGTTTGAGCTGAAGAAGATTTGGCGGCAAAAGAAGTTTGTTTGGTTATTGGTTATAGTGCTGCTGACCGTTGGATGGTTTTTTTATCAAAATAAAATCGAGCAGGATTTGATGTCGAAAGAGGCGGAGGAGAAAATACTTCAAGTTGTTCTCAAAGTCGACCAACTGTACGCGCAGCTCTTGCCATTGAACCGGGAGAATAAGCTGACAGAGGTGCAGGCGGAGCAATTCGATATCTTGAACAATATGGCGACGGTCACGTTTCAATGGAAGAGCGCCATCTACGGAAAGCGTTGGGATGAAATACCGCTGGTCGAGAATGAATTTTACTCGCTATTGGAAAAGTATGAGAACACTGGTGGTCTCTTTACTGCCTTAGAGGGCGTGGAAAGGGAAAAGGCTATCGATAAGAATGCTTATTTGGTAAAGCGTGATTTGCCATATGCCAATGAAACAGATCCGGTGTCCCCTGCCTTGCAAATGAGTGAGACAACTCCCATTTTGCTGGGACCGGCCGGACTTTTACTGCTATTACTCCTTTTCGGGAACGCATATACTTCGGAGAAGGAGCAGCAGACGTTATTGATGTTAAGGACGCAGTCTCTCCGCAGACGGGAGTTGTTGCTTGCGAAGTACGCGGGATTGCTAACCGTAACGTTTTTCTACTTGGTTTTCGTCGCGATCGGCGGATGGTTGATTCCGGTTATTTTCGGAGACACATTCAATGATTTGTTGTATCCGAAGTTTCTGGAAACAGGCGATTCATTCGCCATCATTCCCATATGGCAACATTTGGTGAATTTGACGACTCTATTTGTGGCAGCGGGGGCTGTCCTCTTTGCTGTGTTGCTTTTTATCGGTACGCAATTAAGAAGCTCTTTTTCAACGATTATGCTGACAGGCTTCCTTACAATGATCGGCGCTGTACTGACGGATGCACTGCCGATCATACAGACACCTTGGAACCCTTTCCAGCTCTTCCGTGCAGAGCGGTTTTTGACCGAAATGCCGACCGATCCGATATGGCTATATGCAGTAGCTGCGATTCTATGGAGCGGTTTATTGCTTGTAGCAACCATCTTCTTGCGTGAAGGCGAACGGGGTTTATTTAAAGCTGCCGAGGAACTGAAGCCGTACCATAAAGGTAAGATGACACATCTCCGCTCCGTTTTGAATAATAGTTTGTTTGAATGGCGGAAGTCGAAGCGGAGGGGGCTTGTCAGGCAGTCTTTAATCGTCTTATTCATTGCTGCTATTGTCGGCTATTTCTATTTCGCGGAACAAGCGAAGGAGAAGGAGACTGAGGCTCTCGAAAGGTTAGCGTCGATTGTAGAAGATGCGGAGAATGAGACGGGACTCATCAGTTACTTTATGGAAGCCATCGAAGAAATGGAGAAGCAGGTCGCAGAAGCAAATGCAAGGGGCGAAGACGGAGATTTCATATTTGGACATAATATTGAATACTTTAACGAGTATATAGATGCAGCCCGTGAAGAAGCTGCGCTTGCTGGACGAGCATTGGAGGCTTATGAAAATAAAGATTGGACCCCGTTATACGAATATCAGCTGTTCAATGACCATCGATATCTTGAAAGCTTGAAAGAGGCTAAAAAGCATAATTATGATCCACTCACCATTTTCGGCTATGAAACAGCGATTGCCCAAAAAGAGTGGATGAAAAAACATCATATCCAACCGGTATTTGCGGGCACCTATATTCCGAACATCCATGACCAATGGAAAGAGGAACATCGGAAGGAGAAGAAATGGAATGAGCAGGCGAACCGGAAAGTGGATCATAGCGGGTTATTTTCGCTCTTTATGTATTTCCGCGACTATTTGTACTTCATTCCGCTGATTTTATTCCTAATCCTCGTAGGTGCAGGCTTATCTGGTGAGCGAGGGAAGAGGCCGACGTTGCAGTTGCTTGAGACATTGCCGATCACGAAGCGTTCCCTTTTTCTTGGGAAAGTGCTATTTAGTTCCGTTGTAGCGATTGGGAGCGCAATCGGGATTTTCTTGTTCGCTGTACTGGTCGGGACGGTGTTCAATCGGTTTGGCGACTGGATGTATCCGGTGCTGCATTATCATAGCAGAAAAGAATTCCAATCGTTTGATTTTACAGGGCAGCGGGCATTCGAGGGCGGTTATCACTTTATGCCGCTTGGAGAGTATTTGTTGAAGTCCCTTTTGCTATATGTTTGTATCGCATTGTTCCTGCTTGCTTTGACGAATGTCCTGGGCCTCTTCATCCGCCAGCCGTTAGTCGTATATGCGCTCACAGGTTTGATCGGTGTTTCGGGATATTTGTTGAGCTGGAAATTGGATGATTTCGCTCAGTACTCGCCTTTCCTTTATGTAAACATACCAAAAATCGTGAACGGGGAGATCTTGACGCTGTTAAACAATCCTGCAATTAGTGTGTATATGGGCTGCGCTATGCTGCTAGGAGCTACGGTGTTTCTTTTGGGTGTAGCTTATCTAGGGTTGAGTTTTGAGAAGAGGTTTGTGAAGAAAGGCAGAGCGGTTACAGTAACTGCATGA
- a CDS encoding ABC transporter ATP-binding protein, translated as MILSVKDIHKSYGKEQVLKGITFEIEEPQIIALVGPNGSGKSTLLNIITNLLPANKGDVTVLGKSNRDPNIFREISFMQDNTVLYEYLTGYDHLQFICDVQGLSKKQLLDTADRIGITSYLNKKVKNYSLGMKQHLLLAMAVVNKPRLMILDEPLNGLDPTSAIRVRELLLALRDEGTAILLSSHNLAEIDRVTSSILFLKKGNLIQENMAEFEQVRYQIAVNDVVKAEKALAAVGIPVEVVDGRLHLYRKDVGLDRVFYLLDQERVVIDDIEKKVFGSEERYRKIFTEAKADELVEV; from the coding sequence ATGATTTTATCTGTCAAAGATATTCACAAATCATACGGCAAGGAGCAAGTGCTGAAGGGGATTACGTTTGAGATCGAGGAGCCGCAAATCATTGCGCTTGTCGGTCCGAACGGATCGGGGAAGTCAACGTTACTGAACATCATAACGAATCTGTTGCCTGCGAATAAAGGGGATGTGACCGTTCTTGGGAAAAGCAATCGGGATCCGAATATTTTTCGGGAGATTTCATTCATGCAGGACAATACGGTGTTATACGAATATTTGACGGGGTACGATCATTTGCAGTTCATTTGCGATGTGCAAGGACTGTCAAAGAAGCAGTTATTGGACACGGCAGACCGGATTGGCATAACGAGTTATTTGAATAAGAAAGTGAAGAATTACTCGCTGGGGATGAAACAGCATTTGCTGCTTGCGATGGCCGTCGTGAACAAGCCAAGGCTTATGATTTTGGATGAACCGTTGAACGGGCTCGACCCAACGAGCGCAATACGAGTGCGCGAGTTGCTGCTAGCGTTGCGCGATGAAGGAACGGCGATATTATTATCCTCGCATAATTTAGCGGAAATCGACCGGGTGACGTCATCAATTTTATTTCTGAAGAAGGGGAATTTGATTCAGGAAAATATGGCGGAATTTGAGCAAGTTCGCTATCAGATTGCTGTAAACGATGTCGTGAAGGCGGAAAAGGCATTGGCAGCAGTGGGGATACCTGTCGAGGTAGTGGATGGCCGCTTGCATCTGTACCGGAAAGATGTAGGGCTTGACCGTGTGTTCTATTTGTTGGATCAAGAGCGGGTCGTCATTGATGATATCGAGAAAAAAGTGTTTGGATCGGAGGAACGGTATCGGAAAATCTTCACGGAGGCAAAGGCCGATGAGCTTGTTGAAGTTTGA
- a CDS encoding YugN family protein: protein MLKLQTELEGQTASFGVVSDCIRELGYHIGGNWDYDRGCFDHILCQEGGETIYIRIPFFVTQGELDDYEASIKFGTPYIIKHVVHVGLDRDGDSLLDATGFSQFQQPIDKDGKIINKNRWIHAGEVAVKDLLDCMYAQNLLKSS from the coding sequence ATGTTGAAATTACAAACGGAGCTTGAAGGGCAAACCGCTTCTTTTGGAGTAGTGAGCGATTGTATTCGCGAGCTCGGCTATCACATAGGTGGAAACTGGGATTATGACCGAGGATGCTTTGACCATATTTTATGCCAAGAAGGCGGCGAAACAATTTATATCCGAATCCCTTTTTTCGTAACGCAAGGCGAGCTTGACGATTATGAAGCGTCCATTAAATTCGGAACCCCTTATATCATCAAGCATGTCGTACACGTAGGTCTCGATCGGGACGGTGATTCACTATTGGACGCGACAGGCTTCAGCCAATTCCAGCAACCAATTGATAAGGACGGAAAGATCATTAATAAAAACAGATGGATCCATGCAGGGGAAGTTGCCGTGAAGGACCTTTTAGACTGTATGTATGCACAGAATTTGTTGAAATCAAGTTGA
- a CDS encoding DUF2243 domain-containing protein, giving the protein MTTIHNGQTHSNNRALFARRNLWSGILFGLGFVAFLDETLFHQLLHWHKFYDKSTVAVGLVSDGLFHAFSWFATVGGLYLVADLRRRDALWHKMWWGGKLLGGGAFQLYDGTIQHKIMRIHQIRYNVDILPYDLVWNISAAIMIAVGIGLIASAKRDQREGKGAFANA; this is encoded by the coding sequence ATGACTACCATACATAACGGGCAGACGCATTCGAATAATAGGGCATTATTTGCACGTCGCAACCTTTGGTCAGGCATTTTGTTCGGGTTAGGTTTTGTCGCTTTTCTTGATGAGACATTGTTCCATCAACTTCTCCATTGGCATAAATTTTACGATAAATCGACTGTCGCGGTCGGTCTCGTATCGGATGGGCTGTTTCACGCATTCAGCTGGTTTGCGACCGTTGGCGGGTTGTACCTCGTTGCTGATCTGCGGAGACGTGATGCTCTTTGGCATAAGATGTGGTGGGGTGGAAAATTGCTTGGCGGCGGGGCTTTTCAGCTTTACGACGGCACGATCCAGCATAAGATCATGCGTATCCACCAAATCCGGTACAATGTCGATATTTTACCGTATGATCTTGTGTGGAATATTTCCGCTGCTATCATGATTGCAGTCGGCATTGGATTGATTGCAAGCGCGAAACGCGATCAGCGTGAAGGGAAAGGAGCGTTTGCCAATGCATGA
- a CDS encoding cytochrome c oxidase assembly protein gives MHDAHFLLTDLLFGISALLAIGLYIGAVIITNRRGRLRKWPLLRTASFVAGVFLAAAALVGPLARLSHADFTAHMVGHLLLGMLAPLLIALAAPMTLVLRTLNVQLARKLSRLLQSPFIGFYTNPIVASVLNIGGLWLLYTTDLYSAMHSSLLLHIIIHIHVFLAGYLFTISLLYIDPVFHRFSYTYRTVVFIMALAGHGILSKFIYAYPPEGVPVEQVRIGAMLMYYGGDAIDLLLIFILFRHWYQSVRPRKLVSVEPF, from the coding sequence ATGCATGATGCTCATTTTTTGTTGACTGATTTGCTTTTTGGCATTTCTGCTCTTCTCGCAATCGGATTATATATCGGGGCTGTAATCATTACAAACAGACGGGGACGCCTTCGCAAATGGCCTTTGCTACGAACAGCTTCTTTCGTTGCAGGTGTATTTCTTGCCGCGGCTGCATTGGTCGGTCCACTCGCCCGTCTATCCCATGCGGACTTCACAGCTCACATGGTAGGGCATTTACTGCTCGGCATGCTCGCCCCTCTTCTCATTGCACTCGCTGCACCGATGACATTAGTATTGCGCACACTCAACGTTCAGTTAGCAAGAAAATTGAGCCGTCTGCTGCAAAGCCCTTTCATAGGCTTCTACACAAACCCGATCGTCGCTTCTGTCTTGAACATCGGCGGGTTATGGCTGCTCTATACGACCGATTTGTATTCAGCGATGCATTCGAGCCTATTGCTCCATATCATCATTCATATCCATGTCTTCCTAGCCGGCTATTTATTCACAATTTCTTTGCTCTATATCGACCCGGTCTTCCACCGTTTCAGTTACACGTACAGGACTGTCGTCTTCATTATGGCGCTTGCCGGCCATGGCATCCTATCAAAATTTATCTACGCCTACCCACCGGAAGGCGTTCCGGTAGAACAGGTGAGGATTGGTGCCATGCTCATGTATTATGGTGGCGATGCAATTGATCTGTTGCTAATTTTTATTTTGTTCAGGCATTGGTATCAATCGGTCCGTCCTCGCAAACTTGTTTCAGTGGAACCATTTTGA